In the Camelus bactrianus isolate YW-2024 breed Bactrian camel chromosome 17, ASM4877302v1, whole genome shotgun sequence genome, one interval contains:
- the MKRN2OS gene encoding MKRN2 opposite strand protein has protein sequence MQRTEAGQPIIKFNHCQKPIYSFSVPRCCPLCQRDMGARKLGEAPVSIANPFTNGHREKCSFLLRPTQGTFLREYDGRSDLHVGITNTNGAVYNYTVRGVQRDEAGWEQSVSIPLLQPGMFGLMDQWDKYLEDFSCAGAWLPHRYEEDQHNCYSYALTFINYVLAVEGQEPLDKDQFTEMFVVPRTRKASKYITLHRAIEERGFYVPDRPDPETSPPPGSGSAEHRAPQQTGQDVRGDPL, from the exons ATGCAGCGCACAGAGGCCGGACAGCCCATCATCAAGTTCAACCACTGTCAGAAGCCCATCTACAGCTTCAGCGTGCCGCGGTGCTGCCCTCTCTGCCAGCGGGACATGGGCGCCAGGAAGCTGGGGGAAGCACCTGTGAGCATCGCTAACCCATTCACCAACGGGCATCGAGAAAAGTGCTCATTCCTCCTCAGGCCAACCCAAGGGACGTTTCTCAG GGAATATGACGGAAGGTCTGATCTCCACGTTGGAATAACCAACACAAACG GAGCTGTGTATAACTACACGGTGCGCGGGGTCCAGCGAGACGAAGCGGGCTGGGAGCAGAGTGTAAGCATCCCACTCCTGCAGCCCGGCATGTTTGGACTGATGGACCAGTGGGACAAGTACCTGGAAGACTTCTCCTGTGCGGGGGCCTGGCTGCCTCACAG GTACGAAGAGGACCAGCACAACTGCTACAGCTACGCCCTCACGTTCATCAACTATGTGCTGGCCGTGGAAGGCCAGGAGCCGCTGGACAAGGACCAGTTCACGGAGATGTTCGTGGTCCCCAGGACAAGGAAGGCTTCCAAGTACATCACACTGCACCGGGCGATCGAAGAGCGGGGCTTCTATGTGCCCGACCGCCCTGATCCCGAGACAAGCCCGCCCCCAGGGAGCGGCTCTGCTGAGCACCGAGCACCACAGCAGACCGGACAGGACGTCAGGGGTGACCCCCTGTAA